One region of Marivirga arenosa genomic DNA includes:
- a CDS encoding FG-GAP-like repeat-containing protein produces the protein MKTFIVLLLASIFFQFIAIGNNTSELNSGSPGVMTYSEPVIIEKGRTAHDKGFLSDKSFDVADPIPSPDVQVSSTTQNSILLFLNNSTATEFDFNIEVSVDDFVTFLPAYNPAIVSSLNTSFSISGLTPGQDYNIRIWGERISQANSDTIVIQTQTNPFFINSIADGDWSDPSIWAGGVVPPADSAVNIYHKVTINSGEIILIDEVNIVGNFEETPHTGIWINDGNLTIDNNLKISDVFGAQISDSVGVFITANPLNQASLVVGNNFIIDKNEILSDTPLRLEGFNNGDSLLIKVGGNMDIRQLGSALSPFMGNYLNLQNVTLDVSGRLSFFNDRTNSAQFYKSNIFNSKVFVGSFQMDAIQQTNEEFQVNFTGNTEMFVYFDFLRNGAGGKINFQDQSILHMVGNGYQQLSGFGIAQDSIIYNDLIINLADEPNSDSRTRVEISASYGETISQLYIKNELNFINGVIRGFDLYEGFQREVIIGSNGSVSGIQKDSYVQAPLGKIGNTPFTFAVGNGTGLKQIRINNNEDFQQTDLVRVNPISNYCGEFDTLFISSGLARDRFKDTWEITSSLTDVNVDASFEPIIYDLIEEGITNLDSLALVNFQNGSVLGISSSTDSSFVSGVQYSFALADTARLGLASTSVNQNPFYYRKEIVSYSQNSAAPGESVTLNLSGNFGPVIQSVYFGSKSSNVVSSTENSVTVTVPFGAQSGQLKAVANDGKIYYSRRNFTVSNSTIISNLNAAFDTLTVVGNVNGSAPLGQSTLKLGTIDADNTIDAVITTASYDSVAYFRNLEGQTTYEPFNLIVEGNQLNPTDIDLELSNISGNPVFDFVLSFSFSSINSIIYFQNDGNGNFTNLGDGANDPNINYNDFDLRDLDYDGFTDIIYPIYDFSEGINSNIAVANIISSGENCSPYASIPPAFGTAFNQEITDLNPVFFTESQNDVELNYIDLDSGYLSNTNFFSQSNSSFRSNFAVGEIFQSIVVSPDGDGLDNIVSSNIINNEIRIFDGTSYSFVALSFAPAVMVAEDMDGDGLQDLVVSDYNNPAIHILLNDGAGSFAESNTYNYPGSKISGLAVADLNADEVKDIIMLRENGDLAVAYFSPQSTEVNPPSVSLSNLNSNGFSLNWSAVNDAVNYKVYIGKDNNPNTLSAGDSTITVFSDSLTYVAPEYSELYSYAVKAYTNSGDSSNYSAVNSIKLPVSTYLESDSLAMVALYDSLDGANWTSSTNWLTGKLNTWEGLSMKNDSLFAINLSNKQLSGALPAELGSLNFVNQINLASNNITSILSLVPISAQLNSFNVSSNRLAFEQLQAYSSISNFSYSNQDTSYIIPESYIDFLAAEVSLEVSAPASSNTFQWFKDSTAIAGATDSILTFGSVARSDEGNYYVEVSNSLLPGLILNSNITNLKVSSLERDIAALKKLYESTGGENWSTIVWDTTANNPETWSDDPNDIIVQDNRVVEINLPENNLTGSVPEEIAEILGLRVLDVSNNAIENLADLSTLPILETLNVSGNALGFDDLEPQVVVPSFNFENQANFGVTEDKRFPHGSSFLIDYLVQGSANTYQWYKDGTLVNGKDSSSILYDSITYELMGSYQLEVGNEMLNILSPDFRIKSNPVNIIATANLSGLMFDTNEFPTESGKVHLFKFQEGEQYDSVQMANGEYFVNLKAGGVFDILNLDLGDYILYVDNNESDYPNLINTYYPNTIDWELAEVIQHRSDQDGLSVTMEGEPQELNGTSRFSGYFEEVFGEEERMLPRRRVKGAGVSVRRLTGSSREISFRTVMEEGELVAYLETDENGEFIIPNLPAGKYTVKFDRPGVPMDEDSDIVFELTGEDQEALEISATSENGKISVKRVRYTANNPNKFLEVKLFPNPAKDKIEVISLADISKISLLSAEGKLIQSINEKNVNNKYEFNLSNQAPGIYFIQIISTNGINGIYKVIKE, from the coding sequence ATGAAAACATTTATTGTACTTTTATTGGCAAGCATCTTTTTTCAATTTATTGCTATTGGAAACAATACTTCTGAATTAAATAGCGGTAGCCCTGGTGTAATGACTTACTCAGAGCCAGTTATTATTGAAAAGGGAAGAACAGCCCATGATAAAGGTTTTCTTTCAGACAAAAGCTTCGATGTAGCAGATCCCATCCCAAGCCCAGATGTACAAGTTTCATCAACCACACAGAATTCCATATTATTATTTCTCAATAATTCAACGGCTACAGAATTTGATTTTAATATTGAGGTATCGGTAGATGATTTTGTAACATTTTTACCTGCCTACAACCCAGCCATAGTAAGTAGTCTAAATACTTCATTTAGTATAAGCGGATTAACTCCTGGGCAAGATTATAATATAAGAATTTGGGGTGAAAGGATAAGTCAAGCTAATAGTGATACAATAGTTATTCAAACTCAAACCAACCCATTTTTTATAAACTCTATAGCAGATGGCGATTGGTCAGATCCGAGTATTTGGGCAGGAGGAGTAGTGCCACCGGCTGATTCTGCAGTAAATATTTATCATAAGGTTACTATTAATTCAGGAGAGATTATTTTAATTGATGAGGTTAATATAGTAGGTAATTTTGAAGAGACACCCCATACAGGAATTTGGATCAATGATGGGAATCTAACCATTGATAATAATTTAAAAATTTCTGATGTTTTTGGGGCTCAGATTAGCGATTCAGTTGGTGTATTTATTACCGCTAACCCTTTAAATCAGGCAAGCCTTGTTGTTGGAAATAACTTCATAATAGATAAAAATGAGATATTGTCTGATACTCCATTAAGATTAGAAGGCTTTAATAATGGGGATTCTTTATTAATAAAAGTAGGAGGGAATATGGATATTCGACAATTGGGCTCCGCTCTTTCACCTTTTATGGGTAATTATCTCAATCTTCAAAACGTGACCTTAGATGTAAGTGGGAGGTTATCATTTTTTAATGATAGAACTAATAGTGCTCAATTTTATAAGTCGAATATATTTAATTCAAAAGTGTTTGTGGGGTCATTTCAAATGGACGCAATTCAGCAAACAAATGAAGAGTTTCAAGTTAATTTCACTGGAAATACAGAGATGTTTGTGTATTTCGATTTTTTAAGAAATGGAGCAGGAGGGAAAATTAATTTTCAAGATCAATCCATTCTTCATATGGTTGGAAATGGATATCAACAATTAAGCGGATTTGGTATAGCTCAGGATTCAATTATCTATAATGATCTTATTATTAATCTAGCTGATGAACCCAATTCAGATAGTAGAACCCGTGTAGAAATATCAGCTTCTTATGGTGAAACGATCTCTCAACTATATATTAAAAATGAGTTGAATTTTATAAATGGTGTAATTAGAGGTTTTGATCTCTATGAAGGATTTCAAAGAGAGGTCATCATTGGATCTAATGGAAGTGTTTCGGGTATTCAGAAAGATAGTTATGTCCAAGCCCCACTTGGAAAAATTGGAAATACTCCCTTTACCTTTGCTGTTGGTAATGGGACTGGTTTAAAGCAAATTAGAATTAATAATAATGAAGACTTTCAACAAACTGATTTAGTGCGGGTAAACCCCATTTCAAATTACTGTGGTGAGTTTGATACACTCTTTATTTCATCTGGATTAGCTAGGGATCGATTTAAGGATACTTGGGAAATAACGAGTAGTTTAACCGATGTAAATGTTGATGCTAGTTTTGAACCAATCATATATGATTTAATAGAGGAGGGTATTACTAATTTGGACTCTTTAGCTCTAGTTAATTTTCAAAATGGTAGTGTTCTTGGGATTTCTTCATCAACAGATTCTTCATTTGTTAGTGGAGTTCAATATTCATTTGCGTTAGCTGATACTGCAAGACTTGGTTTAGCTTCAACTTCGGTTAATCAAAACCCATTCTATTACCGTAAAGAAATAGTAAGTTATTCGCAGAATTCTGCTGCGCCAGGTGAGAGTGTAACCTTAAATTTATCAGGTAATTTTGGACCGGTTATACAATCAGTTTATTTTGGTTCAAAGTCATCAAATGTTGTATCATCAACTGAAAATAGCGTTACAGTTACTGTTCCGTTTGGTGCTCAATCAGGTCAGTTAAAGGCCGTGGCTAATGATGGAAAAATTTATTATAGCAGGAGAAATTTCACCGTTTCGAATTCAACAATTATAAGTAATTTAAACGCAGCATTCGATACTTTAACAGTAGTTGGGAATGTAAATGGTTCTGCTCCATTGGGGCAATCTACTCTTAAATTAGGGACAATAGATGCTGACAATACTATTGATGCGGTCATTACTACTGCTAGTTATGACTCTGTCGCCTATTTTAGGAACTTAGAAGGTCAAACTACCTATGAACCCTTCAATTTAATAGTGGAGGGAAATCAACTGAATCCAACAGATATTGACTTGGAGCTTTCAAATATTTCTGGTAATCCAGTATTCGATTTTGTTCTTTCTTTTTCATTTTCTTCAATAAACAGTATTATTTATTTTCAAAATGATGGAAATGGTAACTTTACAAATTTAGGGGATGGGGCTAATGATCCAAATATAAATTATAATGACTTTGATTTAAGAGATTTAGATTACGATGGCTTCACGGACATAATTTACCCAATCTATGATTTTTCTGAGGGAATTAATAGTAATATCGCAGTAGCAAATATTATCTCTTCAGGAGAAAATTGTTCTCCATATGCCAGCATACCTCCTGCTTTTGGTACTGCCTTTAACCAGGAAATAACAGATTTGAATCCTGTGTTTTTTACAGAGAGTCAAAATGATGTGGAATTGAATTATATTGATCTAGATAGTGGGTATTTATCAAATACAAATTTTTTCAGTCAATCAAACTCCAGTTTCAGATCAAATTTTGCAGTAGGTGAGATTTTTCAATCAATTGTAGTCTCACCCGATGGAGATGGATTAGACAATATTGTAAGTTCTAATATTATAAACAATGAAATCCGAATTTTTGACGGCACTAGTTATTCATTTGTAGCTTTAAGTTTTGCTCCAGCTGTTATGGTTGCTGAGGATATGGATGGTGATGGCTTACAAGATTTAGTGGTTTCAGATTATAATAATCCTGCAATTCATATTTTATTGAATGATGGTGCAGGATCTTTTGCTGAATCCAATACCTATAACTACCCTGGATCAAAAATTTCTGGTTTAGCCGTTGCAGATTTGAATGCAGATGAAGTTAAAGATATAATTATGCTTCGTGAAAACGGTGATTTAGCGGTAGCATATTTTTCACCACAATCAACTGAAGTTAATCCACCATCTGTCAGCCTAAGTAATTTGAATTCAAATGGTTTTAGTCTTAACTGGTCGGCTGTAAATGATGCCGTTAATTATAAAGTTTACATAGGAAAGGATAATAACCCTAATACTTTATCAGCAGGAGATTCCACTATAACCGTATTTAGTGATTCTTTGACTTATGTCGCACCAGAATATTCTGAATTATATTCTTATGCTGTAAAAGCTTATACAAATAGCGGTGATTCATCAAACTACAGTGCTGTTAACAGTATTAAGCTGCCAGTATCTACTTATTTAGAATCAGACTCTTTAGCAATGGTTGCATTGTATGATAGTCTTGATGGCGCAAATTGGACAAGCTCTACAAATTGGTTAACAGGTAAATTAAACACATGGGAAGGCTTAAGCATGAAGAATGATAGCTTATTTGCGATTAATCTGAGCAATAAACAATTAAGTGGAGCTTTACCAGCTGAATTAGGGAGCCTAAATTTTGTGAATCAAATAAATTTAGCATCAAATAATATCACAAGTATTCTTTCATTAGTACCCATTTCAGCGCAACTGAATTCATTTAATGTATCTTCAAATAGATTAGCCTTTGAGCAACTACAAGCCTACAGTTCAATTTCGAACTTCAGTTATTCCAATCAAGACACAAGCTATATTATTCCAGAATCTTACATTGATTTCTTAGCTGCGGAAGTTAGCTTAGAAGTTAGTGCGCCAGCTTCTTCTAACACTTTCCAATGGTTTAAAGATAGTACAGCTATTGCTGGTGCAACGGATTCGATTCTTACTTTTGGTAGCGTAGCAAGATCAGATGAGGGTAATTATTATGTAGAAGTAAGTAACTCACTTTTACCAGGCCTTATTCTCAATTCTAATATTACCAACTTAAAGGTTTCATCCTTAGAGCGCGATATTGCAGCATTAAAAAAATTATACGAATCAACGGGTGGAGAAAATTGGAGCACGATTGTATGGGATACAACTGCAAATAATCCTGAAACTTGGTCGGATGACCCTAATGATATAATTGTTCAAGATAATCGAGTAGTAGAAATAAATTTACCGGAAAATAACTTAACTGGTTCTGTTCCAGAGGAAATTGCAGAAATACTGGGTTTAAGAGTTTTAGATGTTTCCAATAACGCTATTGAAAATTTGGCTGATTTGAGTACGTTACCAATTCTAGAGACCTTAAATGTTAGTGGAAATGCTTTAGGTTTTGATGATTTAGAACCACAAGTGGTTGTGCCTTCTTTCAATTTTGAAAACCAAGCGAATTTCGGTGTAACCGAAGATAAAAGATTCCCACATGGATCAAGCTTCTTAATTGACTATCTGGTTCAAGGTTCAGCAAACACTTATCAGTGGTATAAGGATGGTACTTTAGTGAACGGTAAAGATTCTAGCTCTATTTTATATGATTCAATTACCTATGAATTGATGGGTAGTTACCAATTAGAAGTGGGGAATGAAATGTTGAATATTCTTAGCCCAGACTTTAGAATCAAATCAAATCCTGTTAACATCATAGCCACCGCAAATCTTTCAGGATTAATGTTTGATACCAATGAGTTTCCAACGGAAAGTGGAAAAGTACATCTATTCAAATTTCAAGAAGGAGAACAGTATGACAGCGTTCAAATGGCGAACGGAGAATATTTTGTTAATCTAAAAGCTGGAGGTGTTTTTGATATCCTAAATCTTGATTTGGGAGATTACATTTTATATGTTGATAATAATGAAAGTGATTATCCTAATCTTATCAATACTTACTATCCAAATACGATTGATTGGGAATTAGCTGAAGTCATTCAGCATAGAAGTGATCAAGATGGTTTATCAGTAACCATGGAGGGTGAGCCACAGGAACTTAATGGTACCTCTAGGTTTAGTGGATATTTTGAAGAGGTATTTGGTGAAGAAGAAAGAATGCTCCCTAGAAGGAGAGTGAAGGGAGCGGGAGTAAGTGTTAGGCGTTTAACAGGTTCAAGTAGAGAGATTTCCTTTAGAACCGTTATGGAGGAAGGAGAATTAGTTGCTTATCTTGAAACGGATGAAAATGGGGAGTTTATTATTCCTAATCTCCCAGCTGGGAAATATACGGTAAAATTTGACAGACCAGGTGTTCCTATGGATGAAGATTCAGATATTGTGTTTGAATTAACGGGCGAAGATCAAGAAGCTTTAGAAATTTCTGCAACTTCTGAGAATGGGAAAATTTCTGTAAAAAGAGTTAGATACACGGCAAATAATCCTAATAAATTTTTGGAGGTTAAGCTATTTCCTAATCCAGCAAAAGATAAAATTGAGGTAATAAGTTTGGCCGATATATCCAAGATTAGTTTATTATCAGCGGAAGGCAAGTTGATCCAGTCCATTAATGAAAAGAATGTAAATAATAAGTATGAGTTTAATTTAAGTAATCAAGCTCCAGGCATTTATTTCATTCAGATAATATCAACAAATGGTATTAATGGAATTTATAAAGTAATTAAAGAATAG
- a CDS encoding N-acetylmuramoyl-L-alanine amidase produces the protein MFRIIAISCLVLSVSSLKAQQKRLTTIPIEISSNQRFNLRSNFEFTAIALKSKNEIDFKEISFLLKDESIVFQNSPHQLDNSNYFYSTIIHFNESTSELKLMLKNQSKLQIEAILINGEGNYASSLKMRRKQDSNNCQLEGVITQDEWRSGLAEPSYSRSFTDTENLIIHHSAGSNNITDYTLAVRNIYIFHTQENGWSDIGYNYLIAPNGAIYAGRDPAGGEQDLVIGAHFCGSNSTTMGVCLLGNYETVDPEQDMLNSLENLLSWKAFKDDLNALATNSHPLNSNLGVIAGHQDGCNTLCPGINVYEKLDEIRQNVDVQVSTCRGEDKPVIEIEFDTLLSTNLYPNPIRNNFSFNLELDENRQNDILYFQIFDQRGKYIKWEKLYFRENKIEVLLPNTLTSGIYFLQIVFNSHQQELQRFMIL, from the coding sequence ATGTTTAGAATCATTGCTATTTCATGTTTAGTCTTATCTGTTTCTTCCTTAAAGGCACAACAAAAAAGATTGACCACCATACCAATAGAAATTTCCTCAAATCAAAGATTTAATTTGAGATCGAATTTTGAATTTACTGCAATTGCTCTAAAATCTAAAAATGAGATAGACTTTAAGGAAATTTCTTTTTTATTAAAAGATGAGAGTATAGTTTTTCAGAACAGTCCACACCAATTAGATAATTCAAATTATTTCTACTCTACAATAATTCATTTTAACGAATCTACATCTGAGCTAAAGCTGATGCTGAAAAATCAATCAAAACTTCAGATTGAAGCTATTTTAATCAATGGAGAAGGTAATTACGCTAGTTCATTAAAAATGAGAAGGAAGCAGGATTCGAATAATTGCCAACTCGAAGGTGTTATAACGCAAGATGAATGGAGGTCAGGATTAGCTGAACCAAGCTATAGTAGAAGCTTCACAGATACTGAAAATTTAATAATCCATCACTCAGCGGGTTCAAATAATATTACAGACTATACGCTTGCAGTTCGGAATATTTACATTTTTCATACTCAGGAAAATGGATGGTCAGATATAGGTTACAATTACCTGATAGCTCCCAATGGGGCTATATATGCCGGCAGGGATCCGGCAGGTGGTGAACAGGATTTAGTTATAGGCGCTCATTTTTGTGGATCAAACTCTACTACTATGGGAGTTTGTTTATTAGGGAATTATGAGACTGTTGATCCAGAGCAAGACATGCTCAATAGTTTGGAGAATCTTTTGAGTTGGAAAGCTTTTAAAGATGATTTAAATGCATTAGCTACAAATTCCCACCCGTTAAATTCAAATCTTGGAGTAATTGCAGGTCATCAAGACGGATGCAATACATTATGCCCTGGTATAAATGTTTATGAAAAACTTGACGAGATTAGGCAAAATGTAGATGTTCAAGTATCGACTTGTCGAGGTGAAGATAAACCAGTTATTGAAATAGAATTTGATACACTTCTAAGTACTAATTTATATCCGAACCCTATTCGTAACAACTTCTCATTTAATCTGGAATTAGATGAAAATCGACAAAATGATATTCTATATTTTCAGATCTTTGACCAAAGAGGTAAATATATTAAGTGGGAGAAATTATATTTTAGGGAGAATAAGATTGAGGTACTTTTACCTAATACTTTAACATCAGGAATTTATTTTCTACAAATAGTTTTTAATTCTCATCAGCAGGAACTACAACGTTTTATGATCCTATAA
- a CDS encoding CHAT domain-containing protein has product MKNIISTSILFLLLLTSVNIIAQNSNSSIFIEIQEAFNSEDYEKIISKKSEIYKQVNSKADTISAELLYYLGDSYLAFDSLKLALQIMEEELKVRKNIKHTDPLLIGDIHFNLAYYQQLNSDYQKSIENFDEASEIYKKQSGVADPGYVESKIELAKSYGIIGEHRTSMKILEDLLKIEFVKEQYQHVVNKELGMAYFDIGYYSKSEEILKQNLEFIEKVFGKESIEFAEGLITLAIPYYYRSQYSESELLYTQALEIISKLSGNEYLTENTKNNLALLYWKIGLYEEAIEIYEEIIENEPSLQNASTYSNYAQSLIAVNQKEKAIEYFDKSLSIIKDILGEGSELYIRVLKEKALALNGVLDLENYYKLMGESYSVSKKILAKSNPEYSKYELRWGIANFRLNDIKQAEKHIKAAHNLRAKYLSKNHPLYAESSKELAELSWYKKDPKKAKEYFNETFDNYFAQIEAYFPALSEQQKANFYTNILRSTFEEFNSFAISYYKEDPELLEEMYDYQLATKGLIMYATAKARKNILNSENQELIDKYQNWISTKELISQLYSMSNEEVEQQELKLDSLLSVSSDLEKELSRASSEFADAYTAKKYSWKDVQKELKQGEAAIEMIRYREFVPDSSGIFKNKINYAALLIDKNSKNPELILLENGLELENKYIKNYRNAIRFKVRDNYSYKFYWQPIAERTKQYEKLYFSPDGIYNQISINVLFNTASKKYVLEEQNVQLLTNTKDLLAYNKTKSNSNLAANPTLFGFPNYNKGITESITENQQSASDIVENASLNRGLRGSLQRYIRGNALVTELPGTKVEVNQIDNIYKSNSNENPETYLENDADELQLKGVKSPKVLHIATHGFFLEDNETANTEEEDKYSENPLLKSGLIMAGANSFISSGLNEGARQDGILTAYEAMNLDLSDTELVVLSACETGLGELKNGEGVYGLRRAFQVAGADAIIMSLWSVDDAATQELMTSFYENWVNGIDKLTAFNQAQKTIKEKYKSPFYWGAFVMVGQ; this is encoded by the coding sequence ATGAAAAATATAATCTCAACCTCTATTTTGTTTCTGCTTTTGCTTACAAGCGTAAATATAATAGCTCAAAATTCAAATTCTTCAATTTTCATCGAAATACAAGAAGCTTTTAATTCAGAGGATTACGAGAAAATTATTTCGAAAAAGTCAGAAATATACAAGCAGGTTAATTCCAAAGCTGATACTATTTCTGCCGAACTATTATATTATTTAGGAGACTCTTACTTAGCTTTTGATAGTCTAAAACTCGCGCTTCAGATTATGGAAGAGGAATTAAAAGTAAGGAAAAACATTAAACATACTGACCCATTATTGATTGGTGATATCCATTTTAACTTAGCCTATTACCAACAGTTGAATAGTGACTATCAAAAATCCATCGAAAATTTTGATGAAGCATCTGAGATTTATAAAAAACAATCTGGAGTAGCTGATCCAGGATACGTAGAAAGTAAGATTGAATTAGCAAAATCATACGGAATTATTGGTGAACATAGAACTTCAATGAAAATATTGGAAGATTTACTAAAAATTGAGTTTGTTAAAGAACAGTACCAACATGTTGTAAACAAAGAATTAGGAATGGCTTATTTTGACATCGGCTATTATTCTAAATCTGAAGAAATACTAAAGCAAAATTTAGAATTTATTGAGAAAGTATTTGGTAAGGAAAGTATTGAATTTGCTGAAGGCTTAATAACTCTTGCTATACCTTATTATTACAGGTCGCAATATTCTGAATCTGAATTATTATATACTCAAGCCTTAGAGATCATATCTAAATTAAGTGGAAATGAATATTTAACAGAGAATACAAAAAATAATCTTGCGTTATTGTATTGGAAGATAGGTTTATATGAGGAAGCTATAGAAATTTATGAAGAAATCATTGAGAATGAGCCTAGTTTACAAAACGCTAGTACCTACAGTAATTACGCTCAAAGTTTAATTGCCGTAAATCAAAAAGAAAAAGCAATTGAATATTTCGATAAGTCTTTATCAATAATTAAGGATATTTTGGGAGAAGGAAGTGAATTATACATCAGAGTTTTAAAAGAAAAAGCCTTAGCCTTAAATGGTGTTCTGGATTTAGAGAACTATTACAAGCTTATGGGTGAAAGTTATAGTGTCTCTAAAAAAATATTAGCAAAAAGTAATCCAGAATACTCTAAATACGAATTACGATGGGGAATAGCCAATTTTAGATTAAACGATATTAAACAAGCAGAGAAACACATTAAAGCTGCCCACAACCTAAGAGCAAAATATCTGAGTAAGAACCATCCTCTTTATGCTGAATCAAGTAAAGAGTTAGCTGAATTAAGTTGGTACAAAAAGGACCCTAAAAAAGCTAAGGAGTATTTCAATGAAACTTTTGATAATTATTTTGCTCAGATAGAAGCATATTTCCCTGCATTAAGTGAACAACAAAAGGCCAACTTTTATACCAATATTTTAAGATCAACTTTTGAGGAATTCAACTCCTTTGCAATATCCTATTACAAAGAAGATCCAGAATTACTGGAAGAGATGTATGATTATCAATTAGCAACTAAAGGGTTAATCATGTATGCTACTGCTAAGGCTAGAAAAAATATTCTAAATAGTGAAAATCAAGAATTGATTGACAAATACCAAAACTGGATCAGCACAAAAGAGCTAATATCGCAGCTTTATTCGATGTCGAATGAAGAAGTTGAACAACAAGAATTAAAGCTCGACTCACTATTAAGCGTTTCGTCAGATTTAGAAAAAGAACTTAGTAGAGCATCTTCCGAATTTGCAGATGCATACACTGCAAAAAAATATAGCTGGAAAGATGTTCAAAAAGAACTAAAACAGGGTGAAGCCGCTATTGAGATGATCAGATACAGAGAATTTGTTCCCGATAGCAGCGGAATATTTAAGAATAAAATAAACTATGCTGCATTATTAATCGATAAAAATTCTAAAAATCCAGAATTGATTCTTCTTGAAAATGGACTTGAATTAGAAAATAAATACATTAAAAACTATAGAAATGCTATCCGATTCAAGGTAAGAGATAATTACAGTTATAAATTTTATTGGCAACCCATAGCTGAAAGAACTAAACAATATGAAAAATTATATTTTTCTCCTGATGGAATTTATAATCAAATCAGTATAAATGTATTGTTTAATACAGCCAGTAAGAAGTATGTGTTAGAAGAACAAAACGTACAATTACTAACCAATACGAAGGATTTATTAGCCTACAATAAAACAAAATCGAATTCAAATTTAGCTGCTAACCCTACATTATTTGGATTCCCAAATTATAATAAAGGAATAACTGAAAGTATAACTGAAAATCAGCAAAGCGCTAGCGATATAGTTGAAAATGCAAGTTTAAATAGAGGTTTAAGAGGAAGTCTTCAGAGGTATATAAGAGGAAATGCATTAGTAACCGAACTTCCAGGCACAAAAGTAGAAGTAAACCAAATTGATAATATTTATAAAAGCAACTCTAATGAAAATCCGGAAACCTATTTGGAAAATGATGCAGATGAACTACAATTAAAAGGTGTAAAAAGTCCAAAAGTTTTACACATAGCCACTCATGGCTTCTTTTTAGAAGACAATGAAACTGCTAATACTGAGGAAGAAGATAAATACAGTGAAAATCCATTATTGAAATCGGGATTGATTATGGCTGGTGCTAATTCATTTATTTCTAGCGGACTAAATGAAGGAGCAAGACAGGATGGAATATTAACAGCCTATGAGGCCATGAATCTAGATTTAAGTGATACAGAATTGGTTGTTTTATCTGCCTGCGAAACAGGATTAGGGGAATTGAAAAATGGTGAAGGCGTTTATGGTTTAAGAAGAGCCTTCCAAGTTGCAGGGGCTGATGCTATTATTATGAGTTTATGGTCGGTTGATGATGCTGCTACTCAAGAGCTTATGACTAGTTTTTACGAAAATTGGGTAAATGGAATTGACAAATTAACTGCTTTCAATCAAGCTCAGAAAACCATTAAGGAAAAATATAAGTCGCCTTTTTACTGGGGAGCTTTTGTAATGGTTGGTCAATAA